The following nucleotide sequence is from uncultured Ilyobacter sp..
AATAATAGCTATAATTAATAATATTTCTATTTTATAAACCCCCTAAAAGAATTTATTTATTTCATATGGACATTAAAGAATCTTATTCAAATTTTAAAATTGAAAATATTTAACAACTTAAAAATTCACTCAAAACTACAGATATCTCTTAAGTCCTCTACTTAAATCTTCAATATTTTTATACTCTGCCAAGTAACCATTTTTTTCATGAGCTATCATATCTGGCATTCCTCCTATATCAAAAGCTATAACAGGAGTTTCACAATGAATACTTTCATTTACCGTATTTGGTAGGTTATCTTCCAAAGAAGGAGCTACAAAAACATCTGCAGAATTATATATCAAACTTAAAGTTGTCTCATCATAAACTCGACCTAAAAATTTAGTATTAAAGGGCAATTTATCAATATCCTTGCCATGACTAGCACCAAAAATTAAAAGTTCTGTACCTTTTTTTATTTCCGGATTTTCCTTATCCAAATGCAAAAGTGTTTTTTTCAAATAATCCCAACCTTTTCTTGGGTCACTTGTTGAATTCATAGCACCAAAACAAATATATTTTTTATTTTTATCCAAATTTAATATATCTTTACATATTTCTTTATTTATTGGTTTAAAAATATTTTTATCCAAGACATTAGCTTGTACAATTATTTTTTTTTCTTTTAAAAGGCTACTTTTTTTTGCACAATCTCCAAGCCAGTTACTACAAGTTATTATTTCAATATCTAAATCTCTAAATATATTTTCTTTTTTCTTCCAAATTTTTCTTGTTATATCATTTTCTTTTCCTGTTTCTAATATCGGACAATTTCCACAATTTTTTTCATATTTTTTACACCAATTACTATAATGACACCCTCCTGTAAAGAGCCACATATCGTGTAATGTCCATCTTATCTTTTTTCCAAGATTACTTAATCTTTTGATACTTTCTAACGATAAATAACTTCCATTAATCCAGTGAAGATGGATTATATCTGCTTCTTTTATAAAGGAATGTTCTGATATGTCTATTCCAAATTCAGCTGAAGAAAACAATATTGGGTTTTTTCTATTTTTATATTTATTAAATGTAATTTTTTCTCTTAATTTTCTAAAATTTGATAAAAAATACTTCTCAAAATTCCCTTTTCTAGCTACGTCAATATTTAGCTCATCACTACTTTTACTCATTACTAGCATCTTTGAATCAATTCCTTGTTCTATCATTGATAGATGTAATCTGTGAGCTGCAATTCCAGCACCATTTATTACATCTGTAGTATTAACATGAACTATTTTCATTTCTATGATTCTCCCCTATTTTAGATAATTCTTTATAATAATTTTTCAATCTAATTTTTATATTTTTTATATCGCAGCTAAATTCTAATTTTTCATTGGAAACAAATTTATTAACGTCTATTTCATTATCTAAATCTTCTTGTAAATTTAAGAATCTATCATCATAAAAATTCTTTTTATCAATATCCAATACAAACCCACTTATCTTACCTTTCTTAGGTTCTGTGTAGTCTAAAATAAAATTTCTACCACTTAAAATTGTCTGCAATACCACAGAATGAAATCTCATTCCTATGCAAAAAAATGAATTATAAAATAACTCCATTGTTTCTTCTAAAGTTAAAATTTCATTTTGAACCCTTACGTTTTTTAAAGTTTTATTTTTTAAAATTAACTCATTTAGAAATTCACGATCATCTGTCCCTATAAAATAATAATGCATAGGAACTAATATAATTTCATTATTTTGATACTTCAATGACAATGCCTCTATG
It contains:
- a CDS encoding glycosyltransferase, with amino-acid sequence MKIVHVNTTDVINGAGIAAHRLHLSMIEQGIDSKMLVMSKSSDELNIDVARKGNFEKYFLSNFRKLREKITFNKYKNRKNPILFSSAEFGIDISEHSFIKEADIIHLHWINGSYLSLESIKRLSNLGKKIRWTLHDMWLFTGGCHYSNWCKKYEKNCGNCPILETGKENDITRKIWKKKENIFRDLDIEIITCSNWLGDCAKKSSLLKEKKIIVQANVLDKNIFKPINKEICKDILNLDKNKKYICFGAMNSTSDPRKGWDYLKKTLLHLDKENPEIKKGTELLIFGASHGKDIDKLPFNTKFLGRVYDETTLSLIYNSADVFVAPSLEDNLPNTVNESIHCETPVIAFDIGGMPDMIAHEKNGYLAEYKNIEDLSRGLKRYL